TAGCGACATTATATCAGCTCAGGTTAAAACCACAGCAGTTGCTTTCCTAACTAGCTTTATGCAGGGCCCATGCTAGACTGGATCAGCAGGAAGGTTGTTCTGCTGTGATTGGTGTTTAGGGTTAAAGCAGGTTGGTTCAGGCAGCAGTCCTCATCCAGTCTAGTAACATATGGCCTTCTCGGTGATAAAGTTTTTATTACTGCTTAGATGAGAAGTGTATGCCTCAAATTATAAGAATTTTAAATACCTGAACTTTACAGTGGAATATTCACACTTTTAGATTAGCCTTGAATACTGGTACCAATGTGaaattcaaactgctgtcacaaGCTAAAGCCATTGTAACTTACATACTGTGTAAGAAAGCTGAAGGTCAGCCCTTGACCTTTCATCAAATTAGCATGTCCTTCAAGGGTTTCAGTTTTCACAGATCTATGCACGATAAGTTCGGACAATGCTCCTTGGTTTGAGAGGATGAACTCCTTTTGAATCTGTAAGGTTTTGCATTGCAAAGATTTTGGTTTTCTAAATTCGATGTGTTACTGGTTCTTGTATAAGTAGTGAGgtcaaccttaaaaaaaaaaaaaaactcagtatgatttaaataacactgaaaaaaatgtaaaataaaatgttgcatgTTTTGAAAGTGTATAGTAAAATTTGTTCATGTGACTAAGACAAAGGTTTGTCCTAAATGCAGAGGCATTATATTGGTTTTCTCTAAGTTGGCGGTTGTACAGCAGCATCTGTTACAACCAACAGAGGAATTCACAAAGTGCTGGACTCTTTTGGACTGTTTTACTGCTCCAGTGAGCACAAAGTGCTATTCATAGTTGAGATACTTGAAAAATTtggcaaatcaaaacaaacatcttaaataaaatatatatctgaCCAAACTAATCCTCAACTTTTCAAGCTGGATTGAATTTCATAGTCATGTGAAAGGGtaacttttatttcttcttttttttttttgtgcacccCTCATGCCCAGCTCGCTCATGTTTCATTCAAGTTGACTTGTGCACACACAGAGCCCAGAATCCCTCTGGTCATATctggtttcatttaaaaacagagttCGTTGTTCGCCGTGATGACATTGAACACTGAGACCAAACAGTATGGCTGTTGTTATGCCATGGTACTAGATTATCTCCTACTTATCAAGTGCATTTTCTTAAGGAAGTAAGAAGTGGGCTGTCCAGGTCTGTCCTGCAGGTGGGACGGGCTACAGAGCCACTTGGATCTCTTACCTGCAGTTACTTAGACTTGAGCACAGATTCACAGCACAGACCTCATCGTACAAAGGCAGAAGATGGTTTTTTTAACAACTGAAATAATGCAAAGGACTGCGCTCTTTGTGACGGTTGGAGGCTTGGTGACATCTCTGATCACCACCTTCCTTCCACACTGGAAGACAATGAACTCTGATCTTAATGAAGTAGAGAACTGGTTCTCTGGGCTGTGGCACACCTGCCTCTACACTGAGGAGGTGGGAATTCAGTGTAAGGCCTACGATTCCATCATGGGACTGCCGATGGACCTGCAGATCTCCAGGGTGCTCATGTCAGTGTCTATAGGCACTGGCGGTTTAGCTGTATTGGTTGCTTTCCCGGGTCTAGAGGGAGTTGAGATGTGTGTGGAGCAGCCTGGTGTAAAGAGAAGACTCCTCATCTTTGGTGGGGTACTGTCCTGGGTGTCTGGGCTCACTACTCTGGTTCCTGTCTCTATTGTGGCCTACACAACCGTGGTGGACTTCTGGGATGAGGGTTTTCCTGATGTGATGCCACGATGGGAGTATGGGGAGGCCATGTTCTCCGGCTGGTTCGGAGGCTTGGCACTGGTCATTGGAGGGACTTTGTTCTTTGTGGCTGTGTGCATGGGAGACTACGACCAGCGGCCATCAAGTGTGCTAAACACCTCACAGGTGAAGCACAAGACACGGCACTACCTAAAGACAGAGGTTTTATAATTTGTTTAGTCCCATATGTGTAATATCTGCACATTCATGTACATCATATGGAAACATGACAGCCTGCCTGTGAACGATTACAGTCGTTCTACCAAGAGGCACagaagtttttttatttgtccaCTTCGTACTggatttaaaactgaaaatcaaacttttctgtgtgaagaaaaaaaaatctgattcaaCTATGATGTGATTGGacatgttttattaaaacaatGTGAGATCATAGGTGACTGttgtagtttttattctcaTTAAAATATGTAGTGTTCTGAAAAACAGAATAGGAGGACAATTTATTGAGCAGGACACATACTGTAGTGGAACCTCACTTAAAGGTAGGATAATAGCTggtcaaaaataactttttGGTTAAATTACACAACCTttggtttttatatttattgacGTGTGCAATAAGCAATAAAAGTATGTCATACAGATTATTTTTGATAGGGAAATAGTCTACTGCTTTTAAGACCAGGTTTTTTTATCTACCCATTCATGCTCCATGCAAGAACATATATAAATATGCCTGTAATTTACATCTGCACTCATAGTGATTtctttcagatttattttatttgtatagtttAGTCAGAAAAATGATATTCAGCTAGACTGAAACATGAATAAACTTATAGAAGCCTAAAATTAATGAACAGTAACTAAATCGTCTCCTGGTCAGTACGGAAAATGTCCCACATTAGTTGTGAGCAGAGTCTGTGTGCTCACTGCCAGGGCAGGAGTGAATAGATGAGCAGGGGTTTGCATTCttgtgctgcagctcctctgtgtTGAATTTCATTTTGTGGGGAGGGGGTTTGGTGCCATCAGCTTCTTTTAGAGCTTAATGTGCTCACTGTTATTGTCAGaactaaattagattttttttttaatgcttcttggatttcacaaaaaataaaatgataacatAATGAATGTATGTAAATCATTTGCTTACTGATtgatttaaatcaaattaactTGTTAAA
This sequence is a window from Archocentrus centrarchus isolate MPI-CPG fArcCen1 chromosome 9, fArcCen1, whole genome shotgun sequence. Protein-coding genes within it:
- the cldn26 gene encoding putative claudin-24 → MVFLTTEIMQRTALFVTVGGLVTSLITTFLPHWKTMNSDLNEVENWFSGLWHTCLYTEEVGIQCKAYDSIMGLPMDLQISRVLMSVSIGTGGLAVLVAFPGLEGVEMCVEQPGVKRRLLIFGGVLSWVSGLTTLVPVSIVAYTTVVDFWDEGFPDVMPRWEYGEAMFSGWFGGLALVIGGTLFFVAVCMGDYDQRPSSVLNTSQVKHKTRHYLKTEVL